The following coding sequences are from one Fimbriimonadaceae bacterium window:
- a CDS encoding LacI family DNA-binding transcriptional regulator, with product MSRPGDSGKRSPSTLRQIAEEAGVSISAVSKVLNGGGKSVRVSPATADHIRSVAQRLNYVPNVLAQSLRTARSRTVGLVFENFGSIADGPEFYVQLLDGLASEVFKRHYRLTILPEIDRANPMRSIGDGRMDGVVWCKMPPEMTTIDKLRHSPVPFVALHAPPPEAPTGTVFISCDNSGGARLAVDHLVSLGHRRLLFVLERHEETTPDAQARLSGFLEACTSHGIDVHDEDVVIWGREAEEFGHWLRRRYGQTAVFAWNEQVASSILRRAAEHKVSVPGDLSVVGFDSTRYCELTTPRLTAVRQPIRLMASQAAHTLLDLIEGRKPSQYDQVFACTLDVRDSTGPCRPNSHS from the coding sequence GTGAGCAGGCCTGGTGACAGCGGCAAGCGGTCGCCGTCGACCCTGCGTCAGATCGCCGAAGAGGCGGGGGTGTCGATCTCGGCGGTCTCCAAGGTCCTCAACGGTGGAGGCAAGAGCGTCCGGGTCAGCCCCGCGACAGCTGACCATATCCGCAGCGTCGCCCAACGGCTGAACTACGTCCCCAACGTCCTCGCCCAGTCGTTGCGCACGGCCCGGTCGCGCACGGTCGGCCTTGTCTTCGAAAACTTTGGCTCCATCGCCGACGGCCCGGAGTTCTACGTCCAGCTTCTCGACGGCCTGGCCAGCGAGGTCTTTAAGCGGCACTACCGTCTCACGATCCTGCCAGAGATCGACAGGGCCAACCCGATGCGGTCGATCGGCGACGGGCGGATGGACGGCGTGGTCTGGTGCAAGATGCCGCCCGAGATGACGACCATCGACAAGCTCCGCCACAGCCCTGTCCCCTTCGTCGCGCTCCATGCACCGCCGCCCGAGGCCCCGACGGGCACGGTCTTCATTTCGTGCGACAATTCGGGCGGCGCCCGACTGGCCGTCGACCACTTGGTCTCCCTGGGCCACCGCCGCCTCCTTTTCGTCCTCGAACGCCACGAAGAGACGACGCCGGACGCACAGGCGCGGCTCAGCGGCTTTCTTGAGGCCTGCACGAGCCACGGGATCGACGTCCACGACGAGGACGTCGTGATCTGGGGCCGGGAGGCCGAAGAGTTCGGCCACTGGTTGCGCCGGCGGTACGGACAGACCGCCGTCTTCGCGTGGAACGAGCAGGTCGCGTCGTCCATCCTCCGCCGGGCGGCGGAGCACAAGGTTTCTGTCCCCGGCGACCTCAGCGTCGTCGGATTCGACTCGACACGCTACTGCGAACTGACCACGCCCCGCCTGACCGCGGTGCGTCAACCGATCCGACTCATGGCCAGCCAAGCCGCCCACACATTGCTCGATCTGATCGAGGGGCGCAAGCCGAGCCAATACGACCAAGTCTTCGCGTGCACGCTCGACGTCCGCGACTCGACCGGGCCATGCCGGCCCAACTCTCACAGTTGA
- the rpmI gene encoding 50S ribosomal protein L35 produces the protein MPKLKTSKTAAKRFKITGTGKIMRRKSYNNHMFFHKSGAQKRRLDLDTELSPTETKRVKRLLAL, from the coding sequence ATGCCAAAGTTGAAGACAAGCAAGACAGCGGCGAAGAGGTTTAAGATCACCGGCACGGGGAAGATCATGCGGCGCAAGTCGTATAACAACCACATGTTCTTCCACAAGTCCGGGGCGCAGAAGAGGCGCCTGGATCTGGACACCGAACTGAGCCCAACCGAAACCAAGCGCGTGAAGCGCCTGCTGGCCCTGTAA
- a CDS encoding aminotransferase class I/II-fold pyridoxal phosphate-dependent enzyme encodes MASPSKRLDKIPPYLFAEVARAKREAAARGVDVIDLGIGDPDLPTPQPIIDALTEAANDPSTHRYDESARGYVPFLESATRWYARTFGVDTDPSTDVCQVIGSKEGLAHLAWSYIDVGDYSITPDPGYPVYKVNTLMAGGEVYETPLKRENGYLPVLADIPSDVARRAKLFYVCYPSNPTAGVATRSFYEDAVRFCRDHDIVLVNDMAYATVTFDGHVNPTALQVPGGKEVTVEFHSLSKMYNMTGWRLGFAIGNPDVVATLQKLKSNIDSKQFAAVSRAGMVALDSVDNSATMKVYQRRRDLLCDGLAEIGWHIDKPKATLFVWAPVPRADMSSAEFVAALIEKTGVVTVPGGGAGPSGEGFVRMALTLPGDRDGERFAEAVRRIKESGLVG; translated from the coding sequence ATGGCGTCCCCATCCAAGCGGCTTGACAAGATCCCCCCGTACCTATTCGCCGAAGTCGCCCGGGCCAAGCGCGAGGCAGCCGCGCGTGGTGTGGACGTCATCGACCTGGGTATCGGCGACCCCGACTTGCCGACCCCCCAGCCGATCATCGACGCCTTGACCGAAGCGGCCAACGACCCGAGCACCCACCGGTACGACGAGAGTGCGCGGGGTTACGTGCCGTTTCTGGAGTCGGCGACGCGATGGTATGCCCGGACGTTCGGTGTCGACACCGACCCGTCTACCGACGTGTGCCAAGTCATTGGGAGCAAAGAAGGGCTGGCCCACCTGGCGTGGTCGTACATCGACGTAGGGGACTACTCCATCACGCCCGACCCCGGCTATCCCGTCTACAAGGTGAACACTCTCATGGCCGGTGGCGAGGTGTACGAGACTCCCTTGAAGCGGGAGAACGGCTACCTTCCTGTCCTGGCCGACATCCCCTCGGACGTGGCCCGGCGGGCCAAGCTTTTCTACGTGTGCTACCCGTCGAACCCGACGGCAGGGGTGGCGACAAGGAGTTTCTACGAGGACGCGGTCCGGTTCTGCCGGGACCACGACATCGTCCTGGTCAACGACATGGCCTATGCCACGGTGACGTTTGACGGGCACGTCAACCCCACCGCCCTCCAGGTGCCCGGTGGCAAGGAGGTCACGGTGGAGTTCCACTCCCTGAGCAAGATGTACAACATGACCGGCTGGCGCCTGGGCTTTGCCATCGGCAACCCCGACGTGGTCGCCACGCTCCAAAAGCTGAAGAGCAATATTGACAGCAAGCAGTTCGCCGCCGTTTCGCGGGCCGGGATGGTCGCCTTGGACTCCGTGGACAACAGCGCGACCATGAAGGTCTACCAGCGCCGGCGCGACTTGCTTTGTGATGGTCTGGCCGAAATCGGCTGGCACATCGACAAGCCGAAGGCGACGTTGTTTGTCTGGGCGCCGGTGCCCCGCGCCGACATGTCCAGCGCCGAGTTTGTCGCTGCGCTAATTGAAAAGACCGGGGTCGTCACCGTGCCGGGCGGGGGCGCGGGGCCCTCGGGCGAAGGATTTGTCCGGATGGCCTTGACCTTGCCTGGTGACCGCGACGGCGAAAGGTTCGCCGAGGCGGTGCGGCGGATCAAGGAATCGGGCCTCGTCGGCTGA
- the rplT gene encoding 50S ribosomal protein L20, whose translation MARVKRGLMRHKRHKKVIEKASGYFSRKNNVFKNANEQVMTAGRYAFRDRRARKRDFRRLWIARISAACRECGVKYSDLIHGLTEKGHDVNRKTLSELAIADMEAFKALVKSVTA comes from the coding sequence ATGGCACGCGTCAAACGTGGCCTCATGCGGCACAAACGCCACAAGAAGGTCATCGAAAAAGCATCCGGCTATTTCAGCCGTAAGAACAACGTCTTCAAGAACGCCAACGAGCAGGTGATGACTGCCGGGCGTTACGCCTTTCGCGACCGCCGCGCCCGCAAGCGCGACTTCCGTCGCCTGTGGATCGCCCGCATCTCGGCCGCATGCCGCGAGTGCGGGGTCAAGTACAGCGACCTCATCCACGGTCTCACGGAAAAGGGCCACGACGTCAACCGCAAGACCCTGAGCGAACTGGCCATCGCCGACATGGAGGCCTTCAAGGCCCTCGTCAAGTCGGTCACGGCCTGA
- the corA gene encoding magnesium/cobalt transporter CorA, translated as MGEPVGKSEVEVHVLERGKIRPAQYGEYLARRKEEGLLWWLDAFCPDEEDGQKFLSESLHFDAFVVEDVVKAHMQAGLFEREEQAAFMVPFIEGTCDEPDYLYVGVFLSKTEIVTACPKRSSTVANIRGHWQRESNDLGKTPAEVAYYLVDAALDKYFSVLDGMHDQIEDLEDEVYATSKLDNSAALALKRRLLVMRKQVSPLRDTVDAIMRHGPPLVPRDMQRHFQDVYNHILRVSDNIDLGRDILTSIMDAQLAVVSNRLNEVMRVLTVVSTLLMISSLVAGIYGMNFTKMPELQWAYGYPLAIGLMVVLSLVAYGLFKKRGFI; from the coding sequence ATGGGCGAACCAGTAGGCAAGTCAGAGGTCGAGGTCCACGTCCTCGAACGAGGCAAGATCCGCCCGGCCCAGTACGGCGAGTACCTTGCCCGGCGCAAGGAGGAGGGCCTGCTGTGGTGGCTGGACGCCTTTTGCCCGGACGAGGAGGACGGGCAAAAGTTCCTGTCGGAAAGCCTTCACTTCGACGCCTTCGTCGTCGAGGACGTTGTGAAGGCACACATGCAGGCCGGCCTCTTTGAGCGCGAGGAACAGGCCGCGTTCATGGTGCCGTTCATCGAAGGGACGTGCGACGAACCCGACTATCTGTACGTCGGCGTCTTCCTGAGCAAGACCGAAATCGTGACCGCGTGTCCCAAGCGGAGTTCGACCGTCGCCAACATCCGGGGTCACTGGCAACGCGAGTCCAACGACCTGGGCAAGACTCCGGCGGAGGTGGCCTACTACCTGGTCGACGCCGCCTTGGACAAGTACTTCTCCGTCCTTGACGGCATGCACGACCAGATCGAAGACCTGGAAGACGAGGTGTACGCCACGTCAAAGCTGGACAACTCGGCCGCATTGGCGCTCAAGCGCCGGTTGCTCGTCATGCGGAAGCAGGTTTCGCCCTTGCGCGACACGGTGGACGCGATCATGCGCCACGGGCCGCCGCTTGTCCCGCGCGACATGCAGCGGCATTTCCAAGACGTCTACAACCACATCCTTCGGGTCAGCGACAACATCGACTTGGGCCGGGACATTTTGACGTCGATCATGGACGCTCAGCTCGCGGTGGTGAGCAACCGACTGAACGAAGTCATGCGGGTATTGACCGTCGTCTCGACGCTTCTGATGATCAGTTCTCTGGTCGCCGGTATCTACGGGATGAACTTCACCAAGATGCCCGAGTTGCAATGGGCGTACGGGTACCCCCTGGCCATCGGGCTGATGGTGGTGCTGTCTCTGGTCGCATACGGCCTCTTCAAGAAGCGCGGGTTTATCTAG
- a CDS encoding family 20 glycosylhydrolase, giving the protein MAIRMWMLDLAREQAPTRDHLYQYASVAQEAGYTHLGLYLEHRFAYPSLPWAHGKGAVTPAMVRDVASEFPSLQIVPFINLLGHVEGLIYTEEGKRYREELFKGLQACPSCPEFVELCGKILDDTLQAFSGPIVHIGGDETAQLNVCPRCQEQSQGQADPKGWLYARHFGALARRVVAAGRTPAVWGDIFLEHPDALSALPQQTILFDWQYNSGVAETAKKLGELGHQVIGCPTVHTYNAVWCHLKETERNIREVAADCKGLAGTCVTTWEGGLFGAYDTLFPAVDWAGKLLQGHDTGDLFDAYDEAGQGTWARLMADELPALGGPFAFSRIRNGLKCRMLLYSNPFLAWMHHGDFINSEAGDEAFTIANKALQATDDEAYKLPAVFLRSSVEFVRMAGLAHKEYAAAQPDAAIGHLAPARYLFETLERTAKQAHARIGGSLADIERCKAARLHVEKVVDRLRKYGRRELGYLPAFEVITNPRFMPHDQGCWWLVNQWANQ; this is encoded by the coding sequence ATGGCGATCCGGATGTGGATGCTTGACTTGGCGCGTGAACAGGCTCCCACCCGCGACCACCTCTACCAATACGCGAGTGTCGCCCAGGAAGCCGGCTACACCCATCTCGGCCTATATCTGGAGCACCGGTTCGCCTATCCGTCCTTGCCTTGGGCGCATGGGAAAGGGGCCGTCACGCCGGCGATGGTGCGCGACGTGGCGAGCGAGTTCCCCAGCCTTCAGATCGTCCCGTTCATCAACCTGCTCGGTCACGTCGAGGGCCTGATTTACACGGAGGAAGGGAAGCGGTATAGGGAGGAGTTGTTCAAGGGGCTCCAGGCGTGCCCCTCGTGCCCGGAGTTCGTCGAGCTTTGCGGAAAGATCCTCGACGACACCCTCCAGGCGTTCTCCGGCCCGATCGTGCACATCGGGGGTGACGAGACCGCGCAGTTGAACGTGTGCCCGCGGTGCCAGGAGCAAAGCCAAGGTCAGGCCGATCCCAAGGGATGGCTCTACGCCCGACACTTCGGCGCGCTGGCCCGACGGGTCGTGGCCGCGGGCCGGACGCCCGCCGTCTGGGGGGACATCTTCCTGGAACACCCAGACGCCCTGTCCGCTTTGCCCCAACAAACGATCCTCTTTGACTGGCAATACAACAGTGGTGTGGCTGAAACAGCCAAAAAGCTTGGTGAGCTCGGCCATCAGGTGATCGGCTGTCCGACCGTCCATACCTACAACGCGGTTTGGTGCCACCTTAAGGAGACCGAGCGCAACATCCGCGAAGTCGCCGCCGACTGCAAAGGCCTGGCGGGCACCTGCGTGACGACATGGGAGGGGGGCCTGTTTGGAGCCTACGACACGCTTTTCCCCGCTGTCGACTGGGCGGGCAAGTTACTCCAGGGACACGACACCGGCGACCTCTTCGACGCCTACGACGAGGCGGGCCAGGGGACTTGGGCCCGGCTGATGGCGGACGAGCTCCCCGCCTTGGGCGGGCCCTTCGCGTTCTCGCGTATACGCAACGGCCTCAAGTGCCGGATGTTGCTCTACAGCAACCCGTTCCTCGCCTGGATGCACCACGGCGATTTCATCAACAGCGAGGCGGGGGACGAGGCGTTCACGATCGCGAACAAGGCACTCCAGGCCACCGACGACGAGGCGTACAAGCTCCCCGCCGTCTTCCTGCGGAGTTCGGTCGAGTTCGTCCGCATGGCGGGCCTGGCCCACAAGGAGTACGCCGCGGCCCAGCCTGACGCCGCGATCGGCCACCTGGCCCCGGCGCGGTATCTCTTCGAGACCCTGGAGCGGACCGCCAAACAGGCCCACGCCCGCATCGGGGGCAGTTTGGCCGACATCGAGAGGTGCAAGGCGGCCCGCTTGCACGTCGAGAAAGTTGTGGACCGCCTGCGCAAGTACGGAAGGAGGGAGCTCGGCTACCTGCCCGCCTTTGAAGTCATCACCAACCCGCGCTTTATGCCGCACGACCAAGGCTGCTGGTGGCTGGTGAACCAATGGGCGAACCAGTAG
- a CDS encoding DUF1559 domain-containing protein: protein MRKSAFTLIELLVVIAIIAILAAILFPVFAQAKEAAKKTQCLSNMKQIGLALQMYANDYDDVNTPSQYGSGGDNTQSLIAWTTTVHPYIKNGDQKLDAHGTVVSKGKAGIYTCPSAPQVDQNNVEVEGYPYGLHHQIFADNIWSYDPAFMPAGQLVTSMSNTQIDDVANKIGLMEKGGNPAANWNYPWFMDWQDQWIGDIATVDGDTSTITRDGDDSANPNWSGYTPAFDTDCGAATNGMWECAAHARYRHSRSANMGFLDGHAKSITKGGLKWYANIFVVNGSARATVSNGSWNYGYLGYWGTTPFPYPH, encoded by the coding sequence ATGCGAAAATCAGCATTCACGCTCATCGAGCTTCTGGTGGTCATCGCGATCATCGCGATCTTGGCCGCCATCCTCTTCCCCGTCTTCGCCCAGGCCAAAGAGGCCGCCAAGAAGACGCAATGCCTTTCGAACATGAAGCAGATCGGCCTGGCGTTACAGATGTACGCGAACGACTATGACGACGTGAACACACCGAGCCAGTACGGAAGCGGCGGTGACAACACCCAGTCGTTGATCGCGTGGACCACGACCGTGCATCCCTACATCAAGAACGGCGACCAGAAACTCGACGCCCACGGGACGGTCGTCAGCAAGGGCAAAGCCGGCATCTACACATGCCCGTCCGCCCCGCAGGTCGACCAGAACAACGTGGAGGTCGAGGGCTATCCCTACGGGCTCCACCACCAAATCTTCGCCGACAACATCTGGAGCTATGACCCGGCGTTCATGCCCGCGGGCCAGCTCGTGACCTCGATGTCCAACACCCAGATCGACGACGTCGCCAACAAGATCGGGCTGATGGAGAAGGGCGGCAACCCGGCGGCGAACTGGAACTACCCCTGGTTCATGGACTGGCAAGACCAGTGGATCGGCGACATCGCGACCGTCGACGGCGACACAAGCACGATCACCCGCGACGGCGACGACTCGGCCAACCCGAACTGGAGTGGCTACACCCCGGCGTTCGACACGGACTGCGGAGCGGCGACCAACGGCATGTGGGAGTGCGCCGCCCACGCCCGCTACCGCCACAGCCGCTCGGCCAACATGGGCTTCCTCGACGGCCACGCCAAGAGCATCACCAAGGGCGGTCTGAAGTGGTACGCGAACATCTTCGTCGTCAACGGGTCGGCCCGGGCGACCGTTTCGAACGGCTCCTGGAACTACGGCTACCTCGGCTACTGGGGCACCACGCCGTTCCCCTATCCTCACTAA
- the infC gene encoding translation initiation factor IF-3 yields MLRIREVRLIGEDGKQFGVLSTREALDKAQEVGLDLVLVAAQAEPPVARIVNYGKYKYEQAKQKKDHKPKKQEVKGIKISPNIAEHDLMVQARKAKQFLGEGHKVRVVCRFRARELGHPELGVKKMDVISQVVEEVGKREKDPMLTGREMVMVINPKVGGSTKPKPASPAESKKEGDIETDAKVEDKQDSGEEV; encoded by the coding sequence TTGCTGCGCATCCGCGAGGTGCGCCTGATCGGCGAGGACGGAAAGCAATTTGGCGTCCTCTCGACCCGAGAGGCCTTGGACAAGGCCCAAGAAGTCGGCCTTGACCTCGTTCTGGTCGCCGCCCAGGCCGAACCGCCGGTGGCCCGCATCGTCAACTACGGCAAGTACAAGTACGAGCAGGCGAAGCAAAAGAAGGACCATAAGCCGAAGAAGCAGGAAGTCAAGGGTATAAAGATCAGCCCGAACATCGCGGAGCACGACCTGATGGTCCAGGCCAGGAAAGCCAAGCAGTTCCTGGGCGAAGGCCACAAAGTCAGGGTCGTCTGCCGGTTCAGGGCCCGCGAACTCGGCCACCCGGAGCTGGGCGTCAAGAAAATGGACGTCATCTCCCAAGTGGTGGAAGAGGTCGGCAAGAGGGAGAAAGACCCGATGCTGACCGGTCGCGAGATGGTCATGGTGATCAACCCGAAGGTCGGGGGGTCCACCAAGCCAAAACCGGCCTCCCCAGCGGAGTCCAAGAAGGAAGGAGACATCGAAACCGATGCCAAAGTTGAAGACAAGCAAGACAGCGGCGAAGAGGTTTAA
- the hemW gene encoding radical SAM family heme chaperone HemW, protein MTPVAVYVHTPFCPSKCGYCDFNSYAMSGDVVERTVAATIRETERSPWRGRPAKTVFFGGGTPTFLSESQICRLLEAVLAAHPLVEGGEVTSEANPGTVDMPKFAAMRAAGFNRISLGAQSFAAADLLRLGRVHDADHIARAVGAARQAGFDNLNLDLMFGLPGQSARGWRSNLATALSLHPDHLSLYGLTIEPNTRYYRLHLRGMLDLPDDDTVVEMYDEAVAATAEAGLPQYEISNFGHPCQHNLCYWRGEEYLAYGPGAVGCVREGGHRRRYTNMKHPERYCQAVTEEARLWCDEETLDGPTHDFERLMLGLRLNEGVASDVPHDADGRAKMVAQGWLEDNEKVLRLTPKGRHWCSTVTAELAPAR, encoded by the coding sequence ATGACGCCCGTCGCGGTTTACGTCCACACCCCGTTCTGCCCTTCGAAATGCGGCTATTGCGACTTCAATAGCTACGCGATGTCGGGCGACGTCGTGGAACGCACCGTCGCCGCGACGATCAGGGAGACGGAGCGCTCCCCATGGCGGGGCCGTCCGGCCAAGACGGTCTTCTTTGGTGGGGGCACGCCGACATTCTTGAGCGAGTCGCAGATATGCCGCCTGCTCGAAGCGGTGCTTGCCGCCCACCCGCTGGTAGAGGGCGGCGAGGTCACCAGCGAAGCAAACCCGGGGACGGTGGACATGCCGAAGTTCGCCGCGATGCGGGCGGCGGGGTTCAACCGGATCAGCCTTGGCGCGCAGAGTTTCGCCGCCGCCGACCTCCTGCGCTTGGGCCGGGTCCACGACGCCGACCACATCGCCCGGGCAGTCGGGGCGGCCCGTCAGGCGGGCTTCGACAACCTCAACCTCGACCTCATGTTCGGTTTGCCGGGGCAGTCTGCCCGGGGCTGGCGGAGCAACCTTGCGACCGCGCTCTCCCTCCACCCCGACCACCTGAGCCTCTACGGCCTGACAATCGAGCCCAACACGCGCTACTACCGGCTCCACCTGCGCGGCATGTTGGACCTACCTGACGACGACACCGTCGTGGAGATGTACGACGAGGCGGTCGCCGCGACCGCGGAGGCGGGCCTGCCTCAATACGAGATATCGAACTTCGGACACCCTTGCCAGCACAACCTCTGCTACTGGCGGGGTGAGGAGTACCTGGCCTACGGTCCGGGGGCGGTCGGTTGCGTCCGGGAAGGCGGCCATCGCCGCCGCTACACCAACATGAAGCACCCCGAGCGGTATTGCCAGGCGGTCACGGAGGAGGCCCGGCTCTGGTGCGACGAGGAGACTCTGGACGGCCCGACCCACGATTTTGAGCGCCTCATGTTGGGCCTGCGCCTCAACGAGGGGGTGGCGAGCGACGTGCCCCACGACGCCGATGGCCGCGCCAAGATGGTCGCCCAGGGTTGGCTGGAGGACAACGAGAAGGTGCTCCGGCTCACCCCGAAAGGGCGTCACTGGTGCTCGACGGTGACGGCGGAGTTGGCCCCCGCACGGTAA
- a CDS encoding cellulase family glycosylhydrolase, with protein sequence MVTVALAAFSIGSASALPPLLPHGKNMVDPSGRKVVLKGCNLGNWFVIEPWIINISDGPGAVSDQFTFEEVLSKRFGPAEKDRLMELYRSNWITEQDFATIKSFGFNLVRLPLNYRQFEDDAHPMRLRPDAWKWVDRAVDWAERQGVYTILDLHGAQGGQTENDHTGRAGQNKLWSSPADQERMAWLWGEIAKRYRGRSAVVAYDIFNEPWGGSKADQVKVFSRCYDAVRRVDPAKLVFAMGHWDDFDHYGDPKAHSWTNVGFEMHYYPGMFGNGSPTLATQAKHIATLPAVAAKIDRLDVPFLVGEMNVVFDSAGGAKMMRRYFDLHEGYGWMTTLWTYKVLSKDGGFGDASWGMVTNPKPLWPLNVHQDSKAQIEAWMRSLRTGFEPWTALRQALTARHVEQPPLPEVPKPRRTAPADTAWPGWVSTDIGGALKGGLVKTSTSGFDLYGGGNDIWGGQDDFRFLHQSVQGDFSLSVTIDEVEDVDTYTKAGLMVRADTTSGAPMVMLTSFPSGEVQFVVRRQAGGQAEVVAPGTVKLPGAKLRVARSGDRVTAWVDDAKVGEVKWQGPRTVLAGALALSHAGDRLARVSYRDLRLVK encoded by the coding sequence ATGGTCACCGTAGCCCTTGCCGCGTTCTCGATCGGATCCGCGTCCGCCCTGCCCCCGTTACTTCCCCACGGTAAGAATATGGTGGACCCAAGCGGGAGGAAGGTCGTGCTCAAAGGGTGCAACTTGGGCAACTGGTTCGTGATTGAACCTTGGATCATCAACATCTCCGACGGTCCTGGCGCGGTTTCTGACCAGTTCACCTTCGAAGAAGTCCTGTCCAAGCGGTTCGGCCCGGCGGAAAAGGACCGCCTGATGGAGCTGTACCGCTCCAACTGGATCACCGAGCAGGACTTCGCCACCATCAAGTCGTTCGGGTTCAACCTTGTCCGCCTGCCCCTCAACTACCGCCAGTTCGAGGACGACGCCCACCCGATGCGACTCCGTCCTGACGCATGGAAGTGGGTCGACCGGGCCGTCGACTGGGCTGAGAGGCAAGGCGTCTACACCATTCTCGACCTGCACGGTGCCCAGGGCGGGCAGACCGAAAACGACCACACCGGCCGCGCGGGGCAAAACAAGCTCTGGTCAAGCCCGGCCGACCAGGAACGGATGGCGTGGCTGTGGGGCGAGATCGCCAAACGCTACCGGGGGCGGAGCGCCGTCGTGGCCTACGACATCTTCAACGAGCCATGGGGCGGCAGCAAAGCAGACCAGGTCAAGGTCTTTTCCCGGTGCTACGACGCCGTCCGCCGCGTGGACCCCGCCAAGCTCGTCTTTGCCATGGGGCACTGGGACGACTTCGACCACTACGGCGACCCCAAGGCCCACTCCTGGACCAACGTCGGGTTTGAAATGCACTACTACCCGGGCATGTTCGGCAACGGCTCGCCCACCCTGGCCACCCAGGCGAAGCACATCGCCACCCTGCCAGCGGTGGCGGCCAAGATCGACCGGTTGGACGTCCCGTTCCTGGTCGGCGAGATGAACGTCGTCTTTGATTCTGCCGGGGGCGCGAAGATGATGCGGCGCTACTTTGACCTCCACGAGGGCTACGGCTGGATGACGACGCTCTGGACATACAAGGTGCTCAGCAAGGACGGAGGTTTTGGCGACGCAAGCTGGGGCATGGTCACCAACCCCAAGCCGCTTTGGCCGCTCAACGTCCACCAGGACAGCAAGGCCCAGATCGAGGCGTGGATGCGGTCTCTCCGCACCGGCTTCGAACCCTGGACCGCCCTCCGCCAGGCCCTGACCGCCCGCCACGTCGAGCAGCCACCTCTGCCCGAGGTCCCCAAGCCGAGGCGCACCGCCCCGGCCGACACGGCATGGCCGGGATGGGTCTCCACCGACATCGGCGGCGCCCTGAAGGGCGGGCTCGTCAAGACGTCCACCTCAGGGTTCGACCTGTACGGCGGCGGCAACGACATCTGGGGCGGCCAGGACGACTTCCGCTTCCTTCACCAGTCGGTGCAGGGTGACTTCAGCCTCAGCGTGACGATCGACGAGGTCGAGGACGTCGACACCTACACCAAGGCCGGACTCATGGTCAGGGCCGACACCACGTCGGGGGCGCCGATGGTGATGCTCACCAGCTTTCCAAGCGGCGAGGTGCAGTTCGTCGTCCGCCGACAGGCCGGCGGCCAGGCCGAGGTGGTCGCCCCCGGCACAGTGAAGCTTCCCGGGGCCAAGTTGCGCGTCGCCCGGTCCGGCGACAGGGTCACCGCCTGGGTGGACGACGCCAAGGTCGGCGAGGTGAAGTGGCAAGGCCCGCGGACCGTCCTTGCCGGGGCCCTGGCCCTCAGCCACGCGGGCGACCGGCTCGCAAGGGTCTCCTACCGCGACCTCAGGTTGGTCAAGTGA